A stretch of the Sulfurospirillum sp. UCH001 genome encodes the following:
- a CDS encoding GNAT family N-acetyltransferase, which produces MQLHTATLDDIDEVLELHSKYQIDSIAPEDKKDGFVTTAFTKEQLTQLINEEQGLFIARLHGKVVAYIMCGSWKFCSIWPIFTQMIQDLPNLHYLGHTITTENSYQYGPVCIDKSVRGSGVLEALFDFAREKMSKRYPILVTFINKINQRSFNAHSRLGLKIITEFSFNNNDYYELVYDTSKKLPMK; this is translated from the coding sequence ATGCAATTACATACTGCAACTTTAGACGATATCGATGAAGTCTTGGAACTTCACTCCAAATATCAAATAGACTCTATCGCACCTGAAGATAAAAAAGATGGCTTTGTGACCACCGCTTTTACAAAAGAGCAACTAACTCAACTCATTAACGAAGAGCAAGGATTATTCATAGCGCGTCTTCATGGAAAAGTTGTCGCTTACATTATGTGCGGTTCATGGAAGTTTTGCTCTATTTGGCCTATTTTTACGCAAATGATTCAAGATCTTCCAAACTTACACTATTTAGGACATACCATTACAACAGAAAATTCGTACCAATATGGTCCTGTCTGTATTGATAAAAGTGTACGAGGTAGTGGCGTATTAGAAGCATTATTTGACTTTGCAAGAGAAAAGATGAGTAAACGCTACCCTATTTTGGTGACATTCATCAACAAAATCAACCAACGCTCATTTAATGCCCATTCAAGGCTTGGACTTAAAATCATTACGGAGTTTTCATTTAACAATAACGACTATTATGAATTAGTATACGATACTTCGAAAAAACTACCTATGAAGTAA